tgcagctgggtgacccacctggtgatgcagctgcaggtgcctgacccacctggtgatgctgctgtaggtgggtgacccacctggtgaaTGCTGCTGCAGGTgagtgacccacctggtgatgctgctaCAGCTGGGTGACCCACCTGCTTATGAagctgcaggtgggtgacccacttGGGTGATGCAGCTGAAGGTTtgggacccacctggtgatgcaacTGCACGTGTgagacccacctggtgatgcagctgcgggtgggtgacccacttagtgatgcagctgcaggtgtgggaccacctggtgatgcagctgcaggCGGGTGACCCACCTGatgatgctgctgcaggtgtggacCAACCTGGTGATGCTGCAGCAGGTGTGTGATCctcctggtgatgctgctgcaggtgggtTACCGATATGATGATGCTACTGCCGTGGATGACCcacttggtgatgctgctgcaggtgggtgacccacctggtgatgctgctgcacgTTGTTGACCCACCTGGTAATGCAACTGCAGGTGTGCGACCCACCTGGTGAGGTAGCTGCATGTGTGGGACCCACTTGGTGATGCAGTTGCAGGTAGGTGACCCACTTATTGATGCAGCTGCAGGTGTGGGACCCACCTAGTGATGCAGCTGTAGGagggtgacccacctggtgatgcagctgcaggtggGACCAACCTGGTGATGCATCTGCAGGTGTGGGACCCACCTGGTGGTgcagttgcaggtgggtgacccacctggtaATGCAGCTGCAGGTGTGGGAACCACTTGGTGATGGcgctgcaggtgggtgacccacctgaTGATGCCGCTCTAGCTGAGTCACCCAActggtgatgcagctgcaggtgggtgacccacctggtgatgctgctgcaggtgggtgacccacctggtgatgctgctgcaggtgggtgacacacctggtgatgcagctgcatgtgtgtgacccacctggtgatgctgctgcaggtgtgggacccacctggtgatgcaggtgAAGGTGGGTGACCCACCTATTCATGCAGCTGCAAGTGtgggacccacctggtgatgcagctgcaggtgtgggatccacctggtgatgcagctgcaggtgggtgacctacctggtgatgcagctgcaggtgggtgacccacctggtgatgcagctgtAGCTGAGttacccacctggtgatgctgctgcaggtgcGTGACCcacttggtgatgctgctgcaggtgtgggacccacctggtgatgctgctgcagctGGGTGACCCACCCggtgatgcagctgcaggtgggtgacccacctggtgatgctgctggcggtgggtgacccacctggtgatgcagctgcaggtgggtgacccacctggtgatgctgctgcacgtgggtgacccacctggtgatgctgctgcaggtgggtgacaCACCGGGTGATGCACCTGCATGTGTGTGACgcacctggtgatgctgctgcaggtgtgggacccacctggtgatgctgctgcaggtgggtgacccaccgggtgatgctgctgcaggtgggtgacccacctggtgatgcagctgcaTTTGGGTGACCCACCTAgtgatgcagctgcaggtgtGGTCCCACCTGGTAATGCAGCTGCAGTTGCgcgacccacctggtgatgcagttgcaggtgggtgacccacttgttgatgcagctgcaggtgtgggacccacctggtgatgctgctgcaggtgggtgacccacctggtgatgcagctgcaggtgggtgacccacctggtgatgcatcTGTAGctgggtgacccacctggtgatgcagctgcaggtgCGTGACCcacctgctgatgctgctgcaggtgtgggacccacctggtgatgctggTACAGCTGGGTGACCCATTtggtgatgcagctgcaggtggTTGACCCACccggtgatgctgctgcaggtgggtgacccacctggtgatgctgctTCAGGTGTGGGACCCACTTGGTGATGCTCCTGCAGCTGGGTGACCCGCGtggtgatgcagctgcaggtgggtgacccacctaGTGATGCAGCTGCAGGAGGGTGACCCACCCGGTAATGCAGCTGCAGGTGTGGGATAAACCTGGTGAtgttgctgcaggtgggtgacccacctggtgatgctacTGCAGCTgcgtgacccacctggtgatgaaGCTGCAAGTGGCTGACCcacctgctgatgctgctgcaggtgtgggatCCACATGTTGATGCTGCTGCAGCTGGGTtgcccacctggtgatgcagatgcgggtgggtgacccacctggtaTGGGTGCCTGCTGAATGGTACCAGGCGGTCACCTAACATCCTCAAAGTACCATTAGTTGACACCGGGAGGTCACCTGCCATCGACACGGTCCCCGTACTTGCCACCAAAAGTTCACCACCCCTTATAAAATAGTTCCAAGGATGCAAAGGAACAATGTAAATGTTTACTGCCTTTAGCAACAGTTGTGGATACCCAAAACCCAAACTGGCTTAGAGGAAACAATAATATCCCAGCCTCTCTCTTGTTTATGCTTTGACAAACAACAATTATTACAATGTAAATGTTTGCAAACATAACGTGTTGATACAACACACAATGTAAGATGCTTATACAACATACAATATAGAGGGCTTATACAACATACAATATAGAGGGCTAATACAACATACAATATAATTTGctgatacaacatatatatatatatatatatatatatatatatatatatatatatatatatatatatatatatatatatatatatatatatatatatatatatatatatataatagaagggagtaccacctctagctggaagggggacccatagcctcggaggaaaccacgcataacgcattagagggaatgtttagatcccctccaatacagtttctgtgtgcttttctcctaccacccccttccttttttatttttgtgctttattattcatttgatggttacaagatatacatgggttgatacaaaaataataatgcaaaaaggtgcttaaaggttatggatctcttgaaaaacacaacaatgggaaacattgatgaatgtcacagacgggttcgatcattgttgcaagtcaaacacttcttcgaattcctctgaagttggactagtgcccaagacgcaacaggcatttcctctctgaatcacaacactgaggcgctggaacaagaaactttttgctctctggtcttttgtagcgctgatcaatttgtcccccaattccttcaggaacttcaatgcacattttccccacgaaccgagggtctccgagccgatcggaacaaagctgtagcagtgtgctagacctctgtatttaataattttctgcgattccctgaaagaagcagcaccaccgctttcacgtgtgct
This sequence is a window from Procambarus clarkii isolate CNS0578487 chromosome 36, FALCON_Pclarkii_2.0, whole genome shotgun sequence. Protein-coding genes within it:
- the LOC138371587 gene encoding uncharacterized protein DKFZp434B061-like; this encodes MAGDLPVSTNGTLRMLGDRLVPFSRHPYQVGHPPASASPGGQPSCSSINMWIPHLQQHQQVGQPLAASSPAASPRGSPSCRSITKWVPHLKQHHQVGHPPAAASPGGSTTCSCITKWVTQLYQHHQVGPTPAAASAGGSRTCSCITRWVTQLQMHHQVGHPPAAASPGGSPTCSSITRWVPHLQLHQQVGHPPATASPGGSRNCSCITRWDHTCSCITRWVTQMQLHHQVGHPPAAASPGGSPTCSSITRWVPHLQQHHQVRHTHAGASPGVSPTCSSITRWVTHVQQHHQVGHPPAAASPGGSPTASSITRWVTHLQLHHRVGHPAAAASPGGSHTCSSITKWVTHLQQHHQVGNSATAASPGGSPTCSCITSSITRRITHLLQHHQVGPHLQQHHQVGHPPAAASPGGPTPAAASLSGSPTRSCITRWVSHVQLHHQVGPKPSAASPKWVTHLQLHKQVGHPAVAASPGGSLTCSSIHQVGHPPTAASPGGSGTCSCITRWVTQLQQHHQVGPTPAAASPSGSRTCSSITRWVTQLQLHHQVGLTPAAASPGGSHTCSCNTRRVTQLQQHHQVGLTPAVSSPAGSPNLQLHHQVGHPVTASSPGGSPTCNCITRWVPHFQLHHQVGHPAEQHHQVGHPPAAASPVGSPTCSCITRWVNHLQKHHKVGHPTAAASPGGSPNCSCITRWVPYMQQHHRVGTTPAAALPGGSPTCDGINRWVTPPVAPSPGGSPHLQLHHQAGPTRAAASPGGSHTCSCITRWVQHLQLHYQVGPTPAAASPGWSTTCSCITRWVNHLHLPHQVGPTPAAASPCGSPTCSCITMWATHLQLHHQVGQPPAAASTGGSPTCSSITRWVNHLQLHQKLHHQVGQPPAAASTGGSPTCSSITRWVTNLKQHHQMGHPPEAASPVESPTCSCITRWVPQLQQHQQVDPTPAETSPGGSATCIFITKWVTQLH